TGATTGGGAAGCAAAAGCAATGGAAGTAAAAAACTATTGTGATGAGAGAGACATAAGGATATCTTGTTTGGCAGGTTTTTACGTAAATATTATGGATGAATCGAAAGAAGATGAATATAAGAAACTTGTAAGGAATGTTATTATACTTGCAGAAAAAATGAAGGTGAAGGTTGTGGCTGGTTTTTCGGGTAGAGTGGTAGGTCAACCTCTTAAGGAGAGTATTTCTAAATATAAGGAACTTTGGGGTGAGCATGCCAAGTTTGCTGAAGACCATAATATTAAGATAGCTTTTGAAAACTGCCCTATGGGCAAGTTTTATACTCCTTGCGGAGGTATAAATTTCTTCTCCACTCCAGAGATGTGGGATTTGGCTTTCAATGAAGTAAATTCGGAGGTTATTGGGTTGGAATGGGACCCGAGTCATCTAATATGCTTATTTATTGACCCTCTTTTGAACTTGAAGAAATATGGTAGCCGAATATATCATATTCATGCAAAAGATGCCCATATTAACAAGGAATTGCTTGATGTTTATGGTATATGGTACCCGGGGGTTGTTGAACATTGTTTTGCTGGGTTTGGGGATACAGATTGGAACCTTGTAATCAAGGAATTGCATAAACAGGGATATAGTAACGACCTTAATATTGAAGGTTGGCACGATAAAGTATACCGAGATACTGCAACCGCAAAAAGAGAAGACG
Above is a genomic segment from bacterium containing:
- a CDS encoding sugar phosphate isomerase/epimerase — encoded protein: MRIGFLTNFIKERISFAKKEGFRCCELRVSPTDDFFPGNPDWEAKAMEVKNYCDERDIRISCLAGFYVNIMDESKEDEYKKLVRNVIILAEKMKVKVVAGFSGRVVGQPLKESISKYKELWGEHAKFAEDHNIKIAFENCPMGKFYTPCGGINFFSTPEMWDLAFNEVNSEVIGLEWDPSHLICLFIDPLLNLKKYGSRIYHIHAKDAHINKELLDVYGIWYPGVVEHCFAGFGDTDWNLVIKELHKQGYSNDLNIEGWHDKVYRDTATAKREDEGLILSLRYLEKFVVQD